From one Thalassobaculum sp. OXR-137 genomic stretch:
- a CDS encoding thiamine pyrophosphate-binding protein, which translates to MAETYRVGDLVADFLQRMEVETVFGIVSVHNIPTLDAIGRRNAIRFVTARSEYGGGHMADAYARVQGGLGVLITSTGPGAANAVPALVEAAFASTPLLHITGQTPTAMLDRDMGPVHDVPGQSAMLASVCKSAYRILSPDQALGILTRAVTDAMTAPTGPVTVEIPIDVQRAPIARPAELETLGLPRTGAVLPDAPSMSALVETVKAARRPLLWVGNGAKHATGAVQALVDLGIPVISSWNGRGAVPEDHPLSLAAGAGLPEIQSFLDSVDLLIVAGSRLRGHETQDQSLALPARRVQIDIDAKAQGRTYTTDLFVRGEAGATLSALAEKLAGGLSIDPSLAGDVAAARKAAKTAYSTFLDGYAAMPEIVRRALPRDGVFVRDVTLSHTTWGHRAFEVYGPRDTLYPVGAAIGPGLSMGIGAALGAGGRKTLCISGDGGFAMNLGELWTAADERADVVFLVMNDRGFGVIKHIQDSLYGGRHHFADPTPPDFKRLAEGSGMPYAVVQSMDALEAALSEALAVPGPALVEVDMAAIGPYPRYYSPPPYAKG; encoded by the coding sequence ATGGCCGAGACGTATCGGGTGGGTGACCTCGTCGCCGATTTTCTGCAGCGCATGGAGGTGGAGACGGTGTTCGGCATCGTCTCGGTGCACAACATCCCCACGCTGGACGCCATCGGCCGCCGCAACGCCATCCGGTTCGTCACCGCCCGCAGCGAGTACGGCGGCGGACACATGGCCGATGCCTATGCCCGGGTGCAGGGCGGCCTCGGCGTGCTGATCACCAGCACCGGGCCGGGGGCGGCGAATGCGGTGCCGGCGCTGGTGGAGGCCGCCTTCGCCTCGACCCCGCTGCTGCACATCACCGGCCAGACGCCGACGGCCATGCTGGACCGCGACATGGGGCCGGTGCACGACGTGCCGGGCCAGTCGGCCATGCTCGCGTCGGTCTGCAAGAGCGCCTATCGCATCCTGTCGCCGGACCAGGCACTGGGGATTCTCACCCGGGCGGTGACCGACGCGATGACCGCGCCGACCGGGCCGGTCACCGTGGAGATCCCGATCGACGTGCAGCGCGCGCCGATTGCCCGTCCAGCGGAGCTGGAGACCCTCGGCTTGCCGCGCACCGGGGCCGTTCTGCCCGATGCGCCGTCGATGTCGGCGCTGGTCGAGACGGTGAAGGCTGCCCGGCGCCCGCTGCTCTGGGTCGGAAACGGGGCCAAGCACGCGACGGGTGCGGTGCAGGCGCTGGTCGATCTCGGCATCCCGGTGATCAGCAGCTGGAACGGCCGCGGGGCCGTGCCGGAGGATCATCCGCTGTCGCTGGCGGCCGGGGCCGGCCTGCCGGAAATCCAGTCCTTTCTCGACAGCGTCGACCTGCTGATCGTCGCCGGCTCGCGGCTGCGCGGGCATGAGACCCAGGACCAGTCGCTCGCCCTACCGGCCCGCCGGGTGCAGATCGACATCGACGCCAAGGCGCAGGGGCGCACCTACACCACCGACCTGTTCGTGCGGGGCGAGGCGGGGGCGACCCTATCGGCCCTGGCCGAGAAGCTGGCCGGCGGCCTGTCCATCGACCCGTCGCTGGCCGGCGATGTGGCGGCGGCGCGCAAGGCGGCGAAGACGGCCTACAGCACCTTCCTGGACGGCTACGCGGCAATGCCGGAGATCGTGCGCCGGGCGCTGCCCCGCGACGGGGTTTTCGTGCGCGACGTCACCCTGTCGCACACCACCTGGGGCCACCGGGCCTTCGAGGTCTACGGGCCGCGCGACACGCTGTATCCGGTGGGCGCGGCTATCGGGCCGGGCCTGTCTATGGGCATCGGCGCCGCCCTGGGGGCAGGGGGCCGCAAGACGCTCTGCATCAGCGGCGATGGCGGCTTCGCCATGAACCTGGGCGAGCTCTGGACCGCGGCGGACGAGCGGGCCGACGTGGTGTTCCTGGTGATGAACGACCGCGGCTTCGGGGTGATCAAGCACATCCAGGACAGCCTGTATGGCGGCCGCCACCACTTCGCCGATCCGACCCCGCCGGACTTCAAGCGCCTCGCCGAGGGGAGCGGGATGCCCTACGCCGTCGTGCAGTCGATGGACGCGCTGGAGGCGGCGCTGAGCGAGGCGCTGGCGGTGCCCGGTCCGGCGCTGGTCGAAGTCGACATGGCCGCCATCGGACCGTACCCGCGCTACTACAGCCCGCCGCCCTACGCGAAGGGGTGA
- a CDS encoding FAD-binding oxidoreductase encodes MSGPRIAVVGAGIVGASIAYHLAVRGAAVILVDAAEPAAGVTGRAFSWINIAHTRPHPYQALRQAAIGDWHRIEAELRGAVTVDWCGALSWDEDPAETERLVAHHVAAGYDVRLLGRAEISAVEPGLVEPPRGAAHAPGEGAVDPVAATRALCAAAREAGAELRFGARVVGLMETGGRVTGLALEAGEIAAEAVVLAAGVGSTDLARSVGVALPLRASPATLIRMRTPGPLVRGIVCSPALEVRQAGDTLMLSAADYIDDTPEHGPMAIGRRVLEAVRSGIRGAQDVELIDAVPGWRPMPQDGAPIVGFAPGIGGLYLAAMHAGIVLAPVVGRLAAAEILDGRAADALQPCRPERFRL; translated from the coding sequence ATGAGCGGTCCCAGAATCGCCGTTGTCGGCGCGGGGATCGTCGGTGCCTCGATCGCCTATCATCTTGCCGTGCGCGGTGCGGCGGTGATCCTGGTCGATGCGGCGGAGCCGGCGGCCGGCGTGACTGGGCGCGCCTTTTCCTGGATCAACATCGCCCATACCCGGCCGCATCCCTATCAGGCGCTGCGGCAGGCGGCGATCGGCGACTGGCACCGGATCGAGGCGGAGCTTCGCGGGGCGGTAACCGTGGATTGGTGCGGCGCGCTGAGTTGGGATGAGGATCCGGCAGAGACCGAGCGGCTGGTCGCGCACCATGTGGCGGCCGGCTATGACGTGCGCCTGCTCGGCCGGGCCGAAATCTCCGCGGTGGAGCCCGGACTGGTCGAGCCGCCGCGCGGTGCGGCCCACGCTCCGGGCGAGGGGGCGGTCGATCCCGTCGCCGCAACCCGCGCGCTCTGTGCCGCCGCGCGGGAAGCCGGGGCGGAGTTGCGGTTCGGTGCCCGTGTCGTCGGACTGATGGAGACCGGCGGCCGGGTGACGGGCCTTGCGCTGGAGGCTGGGGAGATCGCCGCCGAGGCCGTGGTCCTCGCGGCCGGGGTGGGGTCGACGGATCTGGCGCGAAGTGTGGGTGTCGCCCTGCCGCTGCGGGCCTCTCCCGCCACCCTGATCCGGATGCGCACTCCCGGCCCGCTGGTGCGCGGCATCGTCTGTTCGCCAGCGTTGGAGGTGCGGCAGGCGGGGGACACTTTGATGCTGTCGGCAGCCGATTATATCGACGACACACCGGAGCACGGCCCGATGGCGATCGGCCGCCGCGTCCTGGAGGCGGTGCGGTCAGGGATCCGCGGCGCGCAGGACGTCGAGCTGATCGACGCGGTGCCGGGCTGGCGGCCGATGCCGCAGGACGGCGCCCCGATCGTCGGCTTCGCGCCGGGCATCGGCGGGCTGTACCTGGCGGCGATGCATGCGGGGATCGTTCTGGCCCCGGTGGTCGGTCGGTTGGCGGCGGCGGAGATCCTGGACGGTCGTGCCGCCGATGCATTGCAGCCGTGCCGGCCGGAGAGATTCCGTCTCTAG
- a CDS encoding TetR/AcrR family transcriptional regulator — MARPTTPREEIVDKLADVFRRHGYDGASLKLLSDATGLGRSSLYHYFPNGKEDMALAVLAGAEQWMAQEVAPLLQSDASPQEKVRGLVGALDRFYLGGKRSCLLELFAIGDARTAFGARVAERLANLRTALAGVAREAGHPPEEALRRAEDALIAIHGGLVVSRGLGDTAPFRRVLDRLDRTLIL, encoded by the coding sequence ATGGCCCGACCCACCACCCCGCGCGAGGAGATCGTCGACAAGCTCGCCGACGTATTCCGCCGGCACGGATACGATGGCGCCAGCCTGAAGCTGCTGTCCGATGCCACCGGGCTCGGCCGATCCAGCCTCTATCACTATTTCCCGAACGGCAAAGAGGATATGGCCCTCGCCGTCCTCGCCGGCGCCGAGCAGTGGATGGCGCAGGAAGTGGCCCCGCTGCTGCAGAGCGATGCCTCTCCACAGGAGAAGGTCCGAGGCCTGGTCGGTGCTCTCGATCGGTTCTATCTGGGCGGCAAACGCTCCTGCCTGCTGGAGCTTTTCGCCATCGGCGACGCCCGGACGGCGTTCGGGGCGCGGGTGGCGGAACGTCTGGCCAACCTGCGCACCGCCCTGGCCGGGGTCGCCCGGGAGGCGGGCCATCCGCCGGAGGAGGCCTTGCGCCGGGCGGAGGACGCGCTGATCGCAATCCATGGCGGGCTCGTGGTGTCCCGGGGCCTGGGAGACACCGCCCCGTTCCGGCGGGTTCTGGACAGGCTCGACCGCACCCTGATCCTCTAG
- a CDS encoding glutathione S-transferase, with translation MSPTIRLYGTALSGHSHRIALALSLLDLPFESVAVDMQAGGNRTPEFLALNPFGQVPVLDDDGTVIPDSNAILAYLGAKYDDGTLMPRDPVEASEVQRWFSVAAGEIKYGPATARLVKVFGAPLNHAAALAISAKILPLLDAHLAQREYLAADRLTFADVAIYSYVAHAPEGDVDLAPYTHVGRWLARIEAHPRFFPFPTAAEILG, from the coding sequence ATGTCCCCGACGATCAGACTCTACGGTACTGCGCTCTCCGGCCATTCCCACCGGATTGCGCTCGCCCTCTCCCTGCTTGATCTGCCGTTCGAAAGCGTCGCCGTGGATATGCAGGCCGGCGGCAACAGGACGCCGGAGTTCCTGGCACTCAACCCATTCGGCCAGGTCCCGGTGCTCGACGACGACGGCACCGTAATCCCGGACAGCAACGCCATCCTCGCCTATCTCGGCGCCAAGTATGACGACGGCACGCTGATGCCGCGTGACCCCGTGGAAGCCTCTGAAGTTCAGCGCTGGTTCTCGGTTGCCGCCGGAGAGATCAAGTACGGCCCTGCGACCGCCCGGTTGGTGAAAGTGTTCGGGGCGCCCCTGAACCACGCCGCCGCCTTGGCGATTTCGGCGAAAATCCTGCCCCTGCTCGACGCCCATCTGGCGCAGCGCGAGTATCTGGCCGCCGACCGCCTGACCTTCGCCGATGTGGCGATCTACAGTTATGTCGCCCATGCGCCCGAGGGGGATGTCGACCTCGCTCCGTATACCCATGTCGGGCGCTGGCTGGCGCGGATCGAGGCCCACCCGCGCTTCTTCCCCTTCCCCACCGCCGCCGAAATTCTCGGCTGA
- a CDS encoding pyridoxamine 5'-phosphate oxidase family protein — protein sequence MSTPETNRTPFHAGELAMQDRAGVRERIAAVGSQNIRRFLPDQHRTFFADLDLLFVGSVDSDGRPWATVLVGEPGFIGSPTRTRLTVGLLPEADDPAFAGMQAGAPLGLLGLMPQNRRRNRANGRIAAIGKNGFTLDVLESFGNCPQYIHTRSREPAAIVTRPPAELSERIGDKVRDRIERADTFFIATNAPEGVDVSHRGGRAGFVTVAEDGALLWPDFSGNNYFNTLGNLAVDPRAGLLFADFESGDLLQLTGTAETLWDGPELAAFRGAERLVRFRPTAVVLRRRVLPVRFAPLEASPVLADTGTWEEAERTRAALAERDTWRPFTVARIDAESDSIRSIYLTPADGDGIAPHRAGQYLPIRLALPGTDKPLLRTYTISDAAQPGHLRISVKREAGGAASGFLHASLQPGDTVEAMAPRGDFVLDAASRRPVVLLSAGVGITPMIAMLNELVREGIRRRAPREVYFIHGARDGSEQAFGPHLRRLALLAPGVNLHIRFSRPRPQDVLGADYASVGRVDLELLQGLLPFGDYDFYLCGPGGFVADLHAGLRGLNVAADRIHYEFFGPSTLPSAAPAAVAAERAPVTFAASGKTAEWTPEAGSLLDLAEASGVPVDFSCRSGRCGTCAVKLLSGDVGYAETPEAAVPDGYALTCQAHPVGPVSLGV from the coding sequence ATGTCCACGCCAGAGACCAATCGGACGCCTTTCCATGCGGGCGAGCTTGCGATGCAGGACCGGGCCGGCGTGCGCGAGCGCATCGCGGCCGTGGGCAGCCAGAACATCCGACGCTTCCTGCCGGACCAGCACCGGACGTTCTTCGCCGACCTGGACCTGCTTTTCGTGGGCTCCGTCGATTCGGACGGCAGGCCCTGGGCGACCGTGCTGGTCGGCGAGCCGGGTTTCATCGGCTCGCCGACCCGCACACGCCTGACTGTCGGGCTGCTGCCGGAAGCCGACGACCCGGCGTTTGCCGGAATGCAGGCCGGCGCGCCCTTGGGCCTGCTCGGCCTGATGCCGCAGAACCGTCGGCGCAACCGCGCGAACGGGCGGATCGCGGCGATCGGCAAGAATGGTTTCACGCTGGACGTACTGGAAAGCTTCGGCAACTGCCCGCAATACATCCACACCCGCAGCCGCGAGCCGGCAGCGATCGTGACCCGGCCCCCAGCCGAGCTCTCCGAGCGGATCGGCGACAAGGTCCGCGACAGGATCGAGCGGGCGGACACGTTCTTCATCGCCACCAATGCACCGGAAGGTGTGGACGTCTCCCACCGGGGCGGACGGGCGGGTTTCGTGACGGTGGCCGAGGACGGCGCGCTGCTCTGGCCCGACTTCTCCGGCAACAACTACTTCAACACGCTGGGAAATCTCGCGGTCGATCCCCGCGCCGGCCTGCTGTTCGCCGATTTCGAGAGCGGCGACCTGCTGCAGCTCACCGGCACGGCGGAAACGCTTTGGGACGGACCGGAACTAGCGGCCTTTCGCGGCGCGGAGCGGCTGGTGCGTTTCAGGCCGACCGCCGTCGTCCTGCGCCGGCGCGTCCTTCCGGTGCGGTTCGCTCCGCTCGAAGCGTCCCCCGTCCTGGCGGACACCGGCACCTGGGAGGAGGCGGAGCGGACCCGCGCGGCCCTGGCCGAGCGCGACACTTGGCGGCCCTTCACCGTCGCCCGCATCGACGCCGAGAGCGACAGCATCCGCTCGATCTACCTGACGCCGGCCGATGGCGACGGCATCGCACCTCACCGTGCCGGCCAGTATCTGCCGATCCGCCTGGCCCTCCCCGGAACCGACAAGCCGCTGCTGCGCACCTATACGATCTCCGACGCGGCCCAGCCTGGGCACCTGCGGATCAGCGTTAAGCGCGAGGCGGGAGGGGCCGCGTCCGGGTTTCTGCACGCCAGCCTCCAACCCGGCGATACGGTGGAGGCGATGGCCCCGCGCGGCGATTTCGTGCTCGACGCGGCGTCCCGGCGTCCGGTGGTTCTGCTCTCCGCCGGGGTCGGCATCACGCCGATGATCGCCATGCTCAACGAGCTGGTGCGCGAGGGCATCCGCCGCCGCGCCCCGCGCGAGGTGTATTTCATCCACGGCGCCCGCGATGGCTCCGAACAGGCGTTCGGCCCCCACCTGCGCCGCCTCGCCCTGCTTGCGCCGGGGGTGAACCTGCACATCCGGTTCAGCCGGCCGCGCCCGCAGGACGTGCTCGGGGCGGACTATGCCAGCGTCGGACGGGTGGATCTCGAGCTGCTGCAGGGCCTGCTGCCGTTCGGGGATTACGACTTCTATCTGTGCGGACCGGGCGGATTCGTCGCCGACCTGCATGCGGGCCTGCGCGGTCTGAACGTGGCCGCCGACCGGATCCACTACGAGTTCTTCGGGCCATCGACCCTGCCGAGTGCGGCGCCGGCGGCGGTGGCTGCCGAGCGGGCGCCGGTCACCTTCGCGGCAAGCGGCAAGACGGCGGAGTGGACCCCCGAGGCGGGCAGCCTGCTCGATCTGGCGGAAGCGTCGGGGGTACCGGTGGACTTCTCCTGCCGTTCCGGTCGGTGCGGCACCTGTGCGGTGAAGCTGCTGTCGGGCGATGTGGGGTATGCCGAAACGCCGGAGGCGGCGGTGCCGGACGGCTACGCGCTGACCTGCCAGGCGCATCCGGTAGGGCCGGTGAGCCTGGGTGTTTGA